Genomic DNA from Vicinamibacteria bacterium:
GAGCCCGAGCGGTTCCTGCTCAACGTGCAGCTCGTCGAGACCGATGGCCGCCGTCTGATATGGAGCGGTGACTACCAGGGTCCTCCGACCGACTATCTCGCGATGGTGCGCGAAGCGGCCGAGGAGCTTCGCGTCCAGCTGCGTCCTCAGCTCGGGGCCATCGGCGCGGCGCGGGGAAGCTCCCAAGCGGCGCTTTCGTTCGAGAAGGGCGTCTACTATTCTCATCGATTCAACCATCGTCATTTGACCGAGGATTTCGACGCCGCATTGGACGCGTTCGGTGAAGCGCTCCAACTGGATCCAGGGCTATCGGATGCGGCGGCCGAGATCGCGTGGCTTTACGAGTTCAGGCTCGAACAGGGGATCGATGCCGCGGAAGCGCGCGCGCAGGCACACCGCTGGGCTACCCGGGCGCTCGAGATCGACAACGAAAACGGACGCGCATGGGCGGTTCTGACGCTTCTCGAAGTAGGACGAGGGGAACAAGCGGGTGCGGTCCTGGGAAATAGTCTCAAAGCCGCTCGGTTTGCACCCCGATTTCCCCGCGCGAACGTAGCGCTCCATATGGGCCTCTCCAGCTGTCGTCTGCGCCTTGTGGTAGGTGAGCGCATACGTGGTCTGGACCCCCTCTATCTCTACTCGGGGCTACCTAACGCTTTGGACTGCCTCGGGCGGACGGAGGACGCACTTCGGATCAACGAGGAGGTCTTGTCGATCGAGCCTGACTTTCCATTTGGGCTCCAGGCGCGCGCTGGCTTGCTCCTGAAACAAGGACGCCTACTCGAGGCAGCGGGACTTCTCGAGCGCCTCGACAGGATGGCGGTTCAAGGACGCATTCGAATCGACTGGGTTCGTTTCATGACCGATGTCTACATCGTCTTGGGGAAAGGCGTGGAATCAACCGCCGCTCTTGACCGGCTGCTTCACACCGCGAGCGGCGAGGACCGGTTTCCCTACTGGCAACTGGCCTCACAAATAGCGCTCGAAGTTCTGGGACGAAACGACCAACGGGAGCGAGCTCGCACGATTCTGCTTGCTCTCGATAAGGCTGGAGTTTCACTCGAGTACGATTCGCTGCATCTGAGCTCTGACCGGCGATGGATCCTCGAGGATCCCGAGCTCGCGCCCGTGGTCGAGCGGGCACGCAAGCAATTCGCGGAGGTCGTCGCCGTCCTGGAAGACGCTCGCGCCCGAGGCGAGCTTCCCGCGTTTCTCGAGCAACCCTTCGACGAGCTTCTCGTCGATCTCAACTGGGCGAACTGAAGGAATCATTCCGCGTACATTCAGTGAATTGTCAGAACTTTGAGGACAAGGCGTCGGAAAAAGGTCGCAGGGTCCGTCAAAAAGAGAGAAGACTGTTGGGCGCGAGTTCAGAGAGAAACGAT
This window encodes:
- a CDS encoding serine/threonine-protein kinase, whose translation is MIGRTLSHYRILEKIGAGGMGEVFLARDMRLERDVAVKLLPPGRLSSDEARSLFRREALTLSKLNHPNIQTVHDFDSEGEVDFLVTEYGPGTTLSDRLAEGGLPPKEVMTLGEQLAAGLEAAHERGIVHRDLKPSNIRILPDGRLKILDFGLAKLVGPSSDSAATFSKLETQTFAGTPHYMAPEQRAGRPADARSDIYATGLVLREMLGSASSPALLRIIARCLENDPSKRYQTAKELATAIRHAKTPSRTSWRVAAAVAVLAVLAIAASALLFRSATEPGTIRAVVALPSQVLGSSAEDFLGEAISRTLSTYLAQIEGMETKLPPAGFELERFQGDIDRIAATFGVDALVLSALTAEPERFLLNVQLVETDGRRLIWSGDYQGPPTDYLAMVREAAEELRVQLRPQLGAIGAARGSSQAALSFEKGVYYSHRFNHRHLTEDFDAALDAFGEALQLDPGLSDAAAEIAWLYEFRLEQGIDAAEARAQAHRWATRALEIDNENGRAWAVLTLLEVGRGEQAGAVLGNSLKAARFAPRFPRANVALHMGLSSCRLRLVVGERIRGLDPLYLYSGLPNALDCLGRTEDALRINEEVLSIEPDFPFGLQARAGLLLKQGRLLEAAGLLERLDRMAVQGRIRIDWVRFMTDVYIVLGKGVESTAALDRLLHTASGEDRFPYWQLASQIALEVLGRNDQRERARTILLALDKAGVSLEYDSLHLSSDRRWILEDPELAPVVERARKQFAEVVAVLEDARARGELPAFLEQPFDELLVDLNWAN